GTGGATGCGCTTCATTAATGAAAGAAACTGTATCTAAAAGGGCGCCTTTTGATCTGAACTGTGATGCGGGCTCAATAACGATCCAGCAACTGGGATACAGAACTTATGGGGTTTCAGGATGTGATAAGCGTGCCACTTATGTATTGCAGGGACCTTGTTCAGGTCCGGGAAGTCAGTGTTTAGCAGTAATGAATTCCAATGTGGATGAAGGTTAATAGTAAAATTCGGGGGTAGGAGGTTTTTCTTGCTCCCCATTTTCTGGCTCCCAAGTAAATGGGGGCTATTGCGAGAAAGAAATTTTAGATATTTCTCTCGCGTTCAGAAGAGTTTTTTGCGGTTTCGGAATGTTGGGTATTGGGTGGGGTGGGTGGTTCCACACATAAAGTGGGTTCAAGTTTATTTAGTAATTTACGTGCAGTGGCACGATAGCTGGTTAGCTTACCGCCTGCTACCGCTAGAATTCTAGGCTTCTTGTTATCATCACAGCAAATAATGGTTTCCCGGGAGCGCGCAAAAGGACTCTTTTCCATTTCCGGAAGTACCCGTAGTCCGGAATAACTCTCGCAAATATCTTCTCCATTGAGCTCCCGGGCTTGAGAGAAATATTTCTGTACGGTCTGCAGAAGGTAACTCTCTTCTTCTAGTGTGGGGGTGACATCCCGAGGATCGCCAAAATAGGGGCGTTCTGTAGTTCCAACCAGAGTTTTATCCTGCCAGGGCATCACGAAAATCGCACGGCCATCATCGGCCTCCACATAGTAGATTTTATCGCCAAGAGAGAGGGGCAATAAAATATGGGTACCTGCGACCAGATCGATAGGGGGCAGCTCCACTGGCGGTGAACAGCGTGCATTCGTGTTGGCTACCCAGGGGCCACTGCAATTTATGAGCGCCCGGGTGCGCAACGTGCTGAGCTTGCCATTAGCAACATAGTCAACGCGGACCCCATCCCCAGTGACTTCTGCACCTACTAGGCTACCGGGACAGATAATCTGCGCCCCATGGGCAACCGCTGAGGCAACTACGTCCCGGGTAAGGGCTGCGTCATCGGTCTGCGCATCGTTATAGCGGAAGACCTCTTTTAGGCCTTCCCTATTCAGGCCTGGAAGGCTGTCCCACTGGGATTTGGGTATTCTGCGAAAGTATGAATCGGTGT
This DNA window, taken from Microbulbifer sp. MKSA007, encodes the following:
- a CDS encoding FAD-dependent oxidoreductase, whose product is MSTDFDVLVVGAGIQGAGAAEVLATNHYSVVILEQLGIAAATSSRSSKLIHGGLRYLESGQFRLVYECLRERKWLLDNKPELVRMVPFYIPIYQHSKRPAWLVRFGLSLYSLLSGLSNTDSYFRRIPKSQWDSLPGLNREGLKEVFRYNDAQTDDAALTRDVVASAVAHGAQIICPGSLVGAEVTGDGVRVDYVANGKLSTLRTRALINCSGPWVANTNARCSPPVELPPIDLVAGTHILLPLSLGDKIYYVEADDGRAIFVMPWQDKTLVGTTERPYFGDPRDVTPTLEEESYLLQTVQKYFSQARELNGEDICESYSGLRVLPEMEKSPFARSRETIICCDDNKKPRILAVAGGKLTSYRATARKLLNKLEPTLCVEPPTPPNTQHSETAKNSSERERNI